One window of the Dreissena polymorpha isolate Duluth1 chromosome 5, UMN_Dpol_1.0, whole genome shotgun sequence genome contains the following:
- the LOC127882382 gene encoding uncharacterized protein LOC127882382 translates to MGCRLLLLFLSLCILPTALEGLQCPSCTYVNTSANIPSLIRKAIESILSLFQDDKCSRPINGPTPGIVEETCEPPTGKIARCSFYKGSIDFELYVTKMPLQIYTRGCYYSLPANVPSNGCHNRNQINEDKSFLQQAMAKVSSNLELVSFKGDVCLCSDTYCQTSGSLSVFCSACLVLSMFSLVLVRLMH, encoded by the exons ATGGGTTGTCGTCTGCTGTTATTATTTCTTTCCCTGTGCATTTTACCGACTGCCCTTGAAG GGCTACAGTGTCCGTCTTGCACGTACGTGAATACCTCTGCGAACATCCCAAGCCTCATAAGAAAAGCCATCGAGAGTATTCTTAGCTTGTTTCAGGATGACAAATGCTCCCGTCCAATTAATGGACCCACTCCAGGG ATAGTTGAGGAGACATGCGAACCTCCCACGGGAAAGATCGCTCGATGCAGTTTTTACAAGGGGTCCATAGACTTCGAATTGTATGTTACCA AAATGCCCCTTCAGATATACACTCGCGGCTGTTACTATTCCCTCCCCGCGAATGTCCCGTCGAATGGCTGCCACAATCGAAACCAGATTAACGAAGACAAGTCTTTTCTTCAGCAGGCCATGGCTAAAGTTTCCTCCAACTTGGAACTCGTCTCCTTCAAAGGGGACGTCTGTTTATGCAGCGATACCTACTGTCAAACTTCCGGTTCTTTGTCCGTGTTTTGTTCCGCATGCCTAGTTTTGAGCATGTTTTCTTTGGTGTTAGTGCGGCTGATGCACTAA